The nucleotide sequence TGCCCGCGATCACGCCCGAACGCCGATGCAGTGGTCCGACGCACCGAACGCGGGATTTACTGATGGGCCAGAAACCTGGCTGAAGGTCAATCCAAACTACACGCATATCAACGTAAAGGAGCAGGAGGCCGCGACTAATTCAGTACTGAAGTTTTATCGGAACCTGCTGCGCTGGCGACGGCAAACACCGGCTATGCACGAAGGGACCTACCGCGATCTGCTACCCGGTCACCCTACCATCTGGGCCTATGAACGAGCGCTGTATGGCGAAACCTTCGTTGTGCTGGCTAACTTCTCGGAGGAGCCCAGCGTCATCGATGCGTCGGTCGACGTGGTCATAAGCAATTATCCCATGCCCGGCGAACCGGGGGAACTGCGGGCATTTGAAGCCCGAATACTGAAGGGACAACTGGAGCAGCTAATGCCGGATTCAGACTAGCTGTTTACGTAACAACTCGGATGCTTTCTTTCACGATGGCAACCTTCTGGCGCAGCTGATCCAGATCGCTGTCCATGACCGTTACGTGGCCCATTTTACGGAACGGTTTGGTCAGGGCCTTGCCGTAAAAGAACGGGAACACACCCGGCATGGCCAGCAGCGTTTCCAGACCCTCGTACACCGCCGGCCCCGTGTGGCCGTCTTCGCCCAGGAGGTTGACCATTGCAGCGGGTTGATAGACCGATGTATCGCCCAGCGGAAAGTTCAGGATGGCACGCCAGTGCTGCTCAAACTGCGACGTTACGTTGGCCCGGATCGTGTGGTGACCACTGTTATGCGGGCGTGGGGCCACTTCGTTAATCAGGACGTTTCCTTGTTTATCTAAAAACAATTCCACCGCCAGCAGACCCACAATCCCGAAGGCGTCGGCGGTTCGGCGGGCAATAGCCTGCGCCTGCTGATTGATCTCGTCGGTAATTTCGGCCGGGGCGAATAGATATTCGACAAGGTTCAGCTCCGGGTGAAATACCATTTCAACGGTCGGGAATGTCTGCACCTCGCCCCGTTCATTGCGAGCGACGATTACGGCCAGTTCCTTCGCGAAGTCAACGGCTTTTTCCAGTACCCCTGGTGCATCGAAGGCTTTTGAAACGTCGGCAGAGGAGGCAATCCGCTGAACACCGCGCCCGTCGTAGCCATCGCGCCCGAGTTTATGGAAGGCGGGCAGGAAATCGCTGTACTGGGAAACCGCAGCGCGATTCTCGGTCAGGATAAAATCGGCGGTGGGCAGGTTATGATCTCGGTAAAACTGCTTCTGCAGCCGTTTGTCCTGAATGGTTCGAATGACCGACGGCTGCGGAAACACCTGTTTGCCTTCGCGTTCGAGGGCTTCGAGCGCATCGACGTTAACCCGTTCAATCTCGATAGTCAGCACATCGACCGTCTGCCCGAACTGGTAAACTGTGTCGTAATCGGTCAGCGATCCCTGCGTGAACTGGGTGCAGAGTGTGCGACAGGGCGCTTCGGCGTCGGGGTCGAGAATGTGAACGCGAAGATTCCAGTCAATAGCGGCTTGCAGGAGCATCAGGCCCAGTTGCCCCCCGCCGAGGATGCCGATTGTGGGTGTCAAACGAGTAAAAAGCCGGGTCGCCGGTACGATGAAAATGTGAACGAGAGGGCAAAATTATCTATTCCTGCGTTCACTCGTTCGGCCGTTCCGGCTTTTTCTAGTCGCGGTGCGAAATATCGGAGCCGCCCGATTCGCTTTTCGTCCGCACTTTTGCCGACCCGTAATAATAAATATCGGAGCCGCCCGAAGCTCTCATGCTCAGCTCGCGCGTAGCATTAACGTACACATCCGACCCGCCCGACGAGTTGGCGTTGCAGACTTCAACGGTCAGTTTGCGGGCATCCAGATCCGAGCCGCCCGACCCCTCGGCGTTCAGCGTCCGGGCCGAACCCTGCAGAACAGCATCGGCCCCACCCGAGGCCGATACGTTCAATTCATCAGCTTTGAGGTCCAGCTTTACGTCGGAGCCGCCCGATACTTCCAGGTTCAGGTTGTTGAACGATAGTCTGCCCTGACCAAAAACATCGGCTCCGCCCGAGGCCTGCAAATCCCGTAATTGTTTAAAGGTCAGGTAAGCTTTTACAGACGTATTCCGGCCCCAGTTCCAGTTCATTACGCCCCGGCGGTCGATATACAGTTTCAGAACGCCGTTCCGTACTTCCGATTTAACCTCATCTTCGTCAATGCCTTTGACCTCCAGGGTTAGCTTTTCCGAATTACCCTGGGTCAGATACAGGTCAATGCCACTGCTTACGCTCAGCGCCGTAAAGCCCGATACGTTCCGGTCTTTTTTCCAGTCCTGACTGCTCGCGTTCAGGCCGGCTGCCAGCAAGAAAATGAATAAGACAATTGTTTTCATTAGCGAAAAGGAGGTTTTGGTTTACAGGTAGATGTCAGAAACGATCAGGGCGTTGCACGACGGGCTTAAAATATGTCCGGTTTTGAGCCGACGGCTGTCCAGAAACGGACGAAGCAAAGATGAATAAAGTTTTTATTAGTTTATAAATCAGTGCTTTATCTTTCTGGCACGGCGCTTGACTTTTATCAGATAACTTGTATTTATTTTAGAATTTAGCATAATCGGGTAGCTTAAGCGCCTGAACCCTAACTTAGTCAAAAAGTCTGGACTATGATACAACTTAACAACGTCTCCAAGTTTTACCCGGCCGGATTCGGGCGGGTGTATGTGCTGCGTAACATTGACTTAGACATCGCTCAGGGCGAGTTTGTGTCCATTATGGGACCGTCGGGGTCGGGTAAGAGTACGCTGCTGCATATTCTTGGTCTGCTCGAGGAACCATCCGAAGGGGAGTATCTGCTGGATGGGCG is from Spirosoma taeanense and encodes:
- a CDS encoding 5-(carboxyamino)imidazole ribonucleotide synthase; its protein translation is MLLQAAIDWNLRVHILDPDAEAPCRTLCTQFTQGSLTDYDTVYQFGQTVDVLTIEIERVNVDALEALEREGKQVFPQPSVIRTIQDKRLQKQFYRDHNLPTADFILTENRAAVSQYSDFLPAFHKLGRDGYDGRGVQRIASSADVSKAFDAPGVLEKAVDFAKELAVIVARNERGEVQTFPTVEMVFHPELNLVEYLFAPAEITDEINQQAQAIARRTADAFGIVGLLAVELFLDKQGNVLINEVAPRPHNSGHHTIRANVTSQFEQHWRAILNFPLGDTSVYQPAAMVNLLGEDGHTGPAVYEGLETLLAMPGVFPFFYGKALTKPFRKMGHVTVMDSDLDQLRQKVAIVKESIRVVT
- a CDS encoding head GIN domain-containing protein — its product is MKTIVLFIFLLAAGLNASSQDWKKDRNVSGFTALSVSSGIDLYLTQGNSEKLTLEVKGIDEDEVKSEVRNGVLKLYIDRRGVMNWNWGRNTSVKAYLTFKQLRDLQASGGADVFGQGRLSFNNLNLEVSGGSDVKLDLKADELNVSASGGADAVLQGSARTLNAEGSGGSDLDARKLTVEVCNANSSGGSDVYVNATRELSMRASGGSDIYYYGSAKVRTKSESGGSDISHRD